A window from Bdellovibrionales bacterium encodes these proteins:
- the sfsA gene encoding DNA/RNA nuclease SfsA, whose protein sequence is MKYSRPLDEGVFLKRYKRFFADIEWKGETLTAHVPNTGSMKSVNNPGALCLFSHSDNPERKLKQTLEMIKAPSGSWVGVNTSTPNTVVRETLMSLVGQDSGKLPKNWQHWAGFDEVKPEYKISAETRLDFALSKKNSDKKHFIEVKNVTLAEGKLAMFPDAETTRGQKHLQELMDLMDQGHTAEILFTIQRSDCTEFSPADEIDPEYGKLLRKASQKGLKISPFIVDLSPVEAVLSDKVLPVKF, encoded by the coding sequence ATGAAATACAGCCGCCCCTTAGATGAAGGTGTTTTTTTAAAGCGTTATAAGCGTTTTTTTGCAGATATCGAGTGGAAGGGCGAAACGTTGACGGCCCATGTGCCGAACACCGGCAGCATGAAAAGCGTAAACAATCCCGGCGCGCTTTGTCTGTTTTCTCATAGTGACAATCCCGAAAGAAAATTGAAACAAACTTTGGAGATGATTAAAGCACCGAGCGGTTCTTGGGTTGGAGTGAATACGTCAACACCTAACACCGTTGTCCGTGAAACTCTGATGAGTCTTGTGGGACAAGACAGTGGAAAACTACCGAAAAACTGGCAGCACTGGGCGGGCTTTGACGAAGTAAAGCCTGAGTACAAAATCTCGGCTGAGACCCGTTTGGACTTTGCGCTTTCTAAAAAGAACTCAGATAAAAAACATTTTATTGAAGTGAAGAACGTGACTTTGGCCGAAGGGAAGCTTGCGATGTTTCCGGACGCTGAAACCACGCGGGGCCAGAAGCATTTGCAGGAGCTCATGGATTTGATGGATCAGGGGCATACAGCTGAGATTCTATTCACAATTCAGCGTAGCGATTGCACTGAGTTTTCTCCGGCGGACGAGATCGATCCTGAGTATGGAAAACTGCTTAGAAAAGCGTCTCAAAAAGGGCTAAAGATTTCTCCGTTTATCGTTGACCTCAGTCCTGTGGAAGCCGTGTTGAGCGATAAAGTTCTGCCCGTAAAATTCTAA
- a CDS encoding magnesium and cobalt transport protein: MKRFEHQWQDFKWIDIEGPSQQDFVNLASEFNIPLHPLANCLDPEHLPRAEFFEGTAFFILRNHDSNAKESAFTMQALTTKLVFAVGENYVMTIHRGPIETVTDRREKCNFENLTKTNFLHNMINGVILSFDRPIETLESKTEVIEGRVFALRRRNILREGYKLKRQASTYRKVFKFTLDLLMKLKIRTDFPIDDVSEIREPLDRMIFYTDNIYEEITGLLNLHLSLMSQKTNEASFKTNEIMRILTVVSIFFLPLNFIAGIYGMNFENMPELKHEHGYVTTLGVMFFIAVAILAWIYRKGWLKKEDL, from the coding sequence ATGAAACGATTTGAGCATCAATGGCAAGACTTTAAATGGATTGATATCGAAGGACCGAGCCAACAAGATTTCGTAAATCTAGCCAGCGAATTCAACATACCGCTACATCCCCTGGCCAACTGCTTGGATCCCGAGCATTTGCCACGTGCGGAATTTTTCGAGGGCACCGCATTTTTCATTTTGCGTAACCACGACTCCAATGCCAAAGAGTCTGCTTTTACGATGCAGGCCCTGACCACCAAACTGGTTTTTGCCGTCGGCGAAAATTATGTCATGACGATTCACCGCGGCCCGATTGAAACGGTCACAGACCGCCGCGAGAAATGCAATTTCGAAAATCTCACAAAAACTAATTTTCTGCATAACATGATTAACGGCGTGATCCTTAGTTTTGATAGACCCATTGAAACCCTCGAAAGCAAAACCGAGGTGATCGAAGGCCGTGTCTTTGCCCTCCGCCGCCGTAATATCCTCAGAGAAGGCTACAAGCTCAAGCGTCAAGCCTCGACCTACAGGAAGGTCTTTAAATTCACGCTGGACCTGCTGATGAAGCTGAAAATCCGCACGGACTTCCCGATCGACGACGTGAGTGAAATCCGCGAGCCCCTTGATCGAATGATTTTCTATACGGACAATATCTATGAAGAAATCACGGGTCTGTTGAACCTGCATCTGTCATTGATGTCACAAAAAACTAACGAAGCCTCGTTCAAAACCAACGAGATCATGCGCATCCTGACCGTCGTATCGATCTTCTTCCTGCCGCTGAACTTTATTGCCGGCATCTACGGCATGAACTTCGAAAACATGCCGGAGCTGAAGCACGAGCATGGTTACGTCACGACACTCGGAGTGATGTTCTTTATCGCCGTTGCAATTCTTGCGTGGATCTACCGCAAGGGCTGGCTCAAAAAAGAAGACCTCTAG
- a CDS encoding DUF4423 domain-containing protein: protein MEITIKNLLLQELTRRQTRNSSYSLRAFARDLGIGATTLSDVLADKRSLSKTNLGKVMEKLLVSPVEKEKLWNDYKDNVNRPRELDDKTVLEEDVFRLIADWHYVAVLNLANIKNNQARPEWIAERLGIKVEEAEDAIERLQRLKLVRKAHGRLVQTGRDLATTTDIPSAAIRKHHSQNLRLAEEALHNVPVDFREFSSVTVAANLEKLSAVKQILLKTRKKINDLLETGEPSEVYTLSFQLFPLTKLQSTTEEENG from the coding sequence ATGGAAATCACGATTAAGAATTTATTATTACAAGAACTCACCAGAAGACAGACTCGCAACTCTTCTTATTCTCTGCGTGCCTTCGCTCGTGATCTAGGTATCGGCGCGACGACTCTGTCTGATGTTCTTGCTGACAAGCGCAGCCTCTCTAAGACGAATCTTGGGAAGGTCATGGAAAAATTACTGGTGTCCCCAGTTGAAAAAGAGAAACTCTGGAATGATTACAAAGACAATGTGAATCGTCCTCGGGAATTAGATGATAAGACGGTTCTTGAAGAAGATGTGTTCCGACTTATTGCCGACTGGCATTATGTAGCTGTGCTCAATCTTGCGAACATCAAAAACAATCAAGCGCGTCCCGAGTGGATCGCAGAGCGTCTCGGAATTAAAGTCGAAGAAGCAGAAGATGCCATTGAGAGACTGCAGCGTTTAAAACTTGTGAGAAAAGCTCATGGTCGTCTTGTGCAAACGGGACGCGACTTGGCCACGACCACGGATATTCCCTCGGCGGCGATTCGCAAACATCACAGCCAAAACCTGCGCTTAGCAGAAGAGGCTCTGCATAATGTCCCGGTTGATTTTCGTGAGTTTAGCTCGGTTACTGTCGCAGCCAATCTAGAAAAATTATCAGCGGTGAAACAGATCCTATTAAAAACTCGTAAAAAAATTAACGATCTGCTAGAAACTGGGGAGCCTTCTGAAGTCTACACACTCTCTTTTCAGCTGTTCCCTCTCACAAAACTTCAGAGCACAACGGAGGAAGAAAATGGTTAA
- a CDS encoding dihydrolipoyllysine-residue acetyltransferase, whose translation MATDVKLPELGEGVTEGELVKWLVQPGDSVKADQPIAEVMTDKATVEVPTPVAGTVKELKFKPGQVVKVDSVMITLDGAGAGATAKPATTAPAAQPAASKPAPTATAAPASTGGGAATPVKLPELGEGVTEGELVKWLVKPGDAVKADQPVAEVMTDKATVEVPTPIAGTVKELKFKSGDVVKVDSVMLILEGGAGAAKAATPAPTAQPAAAKPATTAASMSVPAAAHLNFGAAASNGSTIYPPVADSKVLATPATRRLAREMGVDINGMTGTGLAGRVTREDVLGAKGGGMGAGATRAGAAMPAQAPGVTIPRPAYQGGQGVEERVPLIGIRRKIAENLQRSKQIIPHFTLMDEANVTELVAFRESLKDYAEKNGTKITYLPIVMKALIATIREFPMFNASIDDAASEIVYKKYFNIGFAADTPQGLVVPVIKNADQKTIVELSKEILDLSKRARDGKLKPDEMKGAGITITNIGSVGGTYATPVINHPEVAILGMYKIDEKPVIKNGQLAAIKVMNYTVTCDHRLIDGAVAARFMKSFLERIQNPGRLMMDMV comes from the coding sequence ATGGCAACGGATGTAAAACTTCCAGAATTAGGCGAAGGCGTCACTGAAGGTGAATTGGTTAAATGGTTGGTTCAACCAGGTGACAGCGTAAAGGCAGATCAGCCGATCGCTGAAGTTATGACTGACAAAGCTACTGTAGAAGTTCCGACTCCAGTTGCAGGCACAGTCAAAGAATTGAAATTCAAACCGGGCCAAGTTGTGAAAGTGGATTCTGTCATGATCACTCTTGATGGCGCGGGCGCAGGCGCAACTGCGAAACCTGCGACGACAGCTCCAGCGGCACAACCGGCTGCAAGCAAACCAGCTCCGACAGCAACAGCTGCTCCAGCTTCAACTGGTGGAGGCGCTGCGACTCCTGTAAAACTTCCTGAATTGGGCGAGGGCGTGACTGAAGGCGAACTCGTAAAATGGTTGGTAAAACCAGGCGATGCTGTAAAAGCAGATCAACCTGTTGCTGAAGTGATGACTGACAAAGCGACTGTTGAAGTACCAACACCTATCGCGGGCACTGTGAAAGAACTGAAATTCAAATCTGGCGACGTTGTTAAAGTCGACAGCGTGATGTTGATCCTTGAAGGTGGCGCAGGCGCAGCGAAAGCAGCGACTCCAGCTCCTACAGCGCAACCAGCAGCGGCTAAACCTGCTACGACGGCGGCTTCTATGTCTGTTCCAGCAGCAGCGCACTTAAACTTCGGCGCAGCGGCTTCTAACGGCTCTACAATCTACCCGCCTGTTGCGGATTCTAAAGTTTTGGCGACTCCAGCGACTCGTCGTTTGGCTCGCGAAATGGGCGTTGATATCAATGGCATGACAGGCACAGGTCTCGCAGGCCGTGTGACTCGTGAAGATGTATTGGGTGCTAAAGGTGGCGGTATGGGTGCAGGCGCAACTCGCGCAGGTGCGGCAATGCCGGCTCAAGCTCCAGGCGTGACGATTCCTCGTCCAGCTTATCAAGGTGGCCAAGGCGTTGAAGAGCGCGTTCCACTCATCGGCATCCGTCGCAAGATCGCTGAAAACTTGCAACGTTCTAAGCAAATCATTCCTCACTTCACTTTGATGGATGAAGCCAATGTGACGGAGCTCGTTGCTTTCCGTGAGTCTTTGAAAGACTACGCAGAAAAGAACGGCACTAAGATCACTTACTTGCCAATCGTGATGAAAGCATTGATCGCGACTATTCGCGAGTTCCCAATGTTCAACGCTTCGATTGACGACGCCGCTTCTGAAATCGTTTACAAAAAATACTTCAACATCGGTTTCGCAGCAGACACTCCTCAAGGCTTGGTTGTTCCTGTGATCAAGAACGCCGACCAAAAAACCATCGTTGAGTTGTCTAAAGAGATCTTGGATCTTTCTAAACGCGCTCGCGATGGCAAGTTGAAACCAGACGAAATGAAGGGCGCAGGCATCACCATCACGAACATCGGTTCTGTAGGTGGTACGTACGCAACTCCTGTGATCAATCACCCTGAAGTGGCGATCTTGGGCATGTACAAAATCGACGAAAAACCGGTTATCAAAAATGGCCAGTTAGCAGCGATCAAAGTCATGAACTACACAGTGACTTGTGATCACCGTTTGATCGATGGCGCGGTTGCGGCTCGTTTCATGAAGTCATTCCTTGAGCGCATTCAAAACCCTGGCCGTCTAATGATGGACATGGTGTAG
- the lpdA gene encoding dihydrolipoyl dehydrogenase has protein sequence MQNFDVVVIGSGPGGYVAAIRSAQLGFKTAVIEREFIGGVCLNVGCIPSKAMITATHLLHKAQHNFKDMGLNIKGSIDVDMKQLVKWKQSVCDKMSGGVNQLLKGNTVTVLRGDAEFKSSKEITVKSSSGTESVQAKYFIVATGSRPIEIPGFKFDEKDVVSSTGALAWDEIPKRVVTIGGGYIGLEISSYLRKLGCEVTVVEAQSSLLAGVVDPDCAQIVTRKLDKSGVKIMYGAKAKGQKKVKDGYEVTVEVNGKEETIKCDKILVTVGRRPNGDQANLKAAGIAVDERGFVKVDAQRRTNVPNIFAIGDIAGQPMLAHKASHEGILVAEVLKGYNRVYDAKTVPAVVFTDPEIAAAGMTEAEAKAKGFNDLKIAKFPFGANGRAVSMMETEGFVKMIADAKTNVVLGVHIVGPEASNLISEAVLAIEMGARLEDIALSIHPHPTLGETMMEAAEATLGHAIHIIQKPLTSASKNAHA, from the coding sequence ATGCAAAATTTTGACGTAGTAGTTATCGGTTCTGGTCCTGGTGGTTACGTAGCAGCGATTCGCTCGGCTCAACTCGGTTTTAAAACCGCAGTTATCGAGCGCGAGTTCATCGGCGGCGTGTGCTTGAACGTTGGTTGCATCCCTTCGAAGGCGATGATCACAGCGACCCACCTTCTTCACAAGGCTCAGCATAACTTTAAAGACATGGGCCTGAATATCAAAGGCAGCATCGACGTAGACATGAAACAACTCGTGAAATGGAAGCAATCTGTTTGCGATAAAATGTCTGGCGGCGTGAATCAGCTTTTGAAAGGCAACACAGTGACTGTTCTTCGCGGCGATGCGGAGTTCAAGTCTTCTAAAGAAATCACTGTGAAATCTTCTTCAGGCACTGAGTCTGTTCAAGCAAAATACTTTATCGTAGCTACGGGTTCACGCCCGATTGAAATCCCTGGTTTCAAATTCGACGAGAAAGACGTTGTATCCTCAACTGGCGCATTGGCTTGGGATGAAATTCCTAAGCGTGTTGTGACGATCGGTGGCGGTTACATCGGTCTTGAGATCTCTTCGTACTTGCGTAAGCTTGGCTGCGAAGTGACCGTAGTTGAAGCACAAAGCTCGCTCTTGGCGGGTGTTGTCGATCCAGACTGCGCACAAATCGTGACTCGTAAGCTTGATAAATCCGGCGTGAAAATCATGTACGGCGCAAAAGCAAAAGGTCAGAAAAAAGTAAAAGACGGTTATGAAGTCACTGTTGAAGTAAATGGCAAAGAAGAAACAATCAAGTGCGACAAGATCCTTGTGACTGTGGGCCGCCGTCCAAACGGTGACCAAGCTAACTTGAAAGCTGCAGGCATTGCAGTGGACGAGCGTGGTTTCGTGAAAGTCGATGCTCAACGCCGCACGAATGTTCCAAATATCTTTGCGATCGGCGATATCGCTGGTCAACCGATGTTGGCTCATAAAGCTTCCCACGAAGGTATCTTGGTGGCTGAAGTTCTTAAAGGTTACAACCGCGTTTACGATGCGAAAACAGTTCCAGCTGTTGTGTTCACAGATCCAGAAATCGCAGCAGCCGGTATGACTGAGGCTGAAGCGAAGGCAAAAGGTTTCAACGATTTGAAAATCGCGAAATTCCCATTCGGTGCTAACGGCCGCGCAGTCAGCATGATGGAAACAGAAGGTTTCGTGAAAATGATCGCGGACGCTAAGACCAATGTGGTATTGGGCGTTCACATCGTGGGCCCTGAAGCTTCAAACTTGATCTCTGAAGCCGTTCTCGCAATCGAAATGGGCGCACGCCTTGAAGACATCGCGCTTTCTATCCATCCTCACCCTACTTTGGGCGAAACAATGATGGAAGCTGCTGAAGCAACTTTGGGCCACGCGATCCACATCATTCAAAAGCCGCTGACAAGCGCTAGTAAAAACGCTCACGCTTAG
- a CDS encoding HEAT repeat domain-containing protein, whose amino-acid sequence MKRAFVFAMIFLSFGKALAAPALGAFEPTMSSILVGLSEKRSDRQYEAAERLLESTDPAALSLAEFIILQETKVPGYPISTQGLNGSLRNHLQHITRDVLIHNYGRFADFPGFTDSFIRVYSAIQSPFPLRKMVGSLQNCDRPHCLELFKLAIKSKDSMVRAAAYKMLVNFDFKDKNIQSMIKAGLSSVHHAEKAEATFALLGRTEKEIVPLAESSLRSLYVVTRLYAISALGKIKDPSVFAVYKEGLKDADSLVRYHTIFELGRRPEPEAKQLLELVSAQYPDLKPRTAVQQEALVPQKERWAEKVRDFKDSFNWMNSYAAGSLGIGMAEAFTTSLRRPKDWISRWQYSNRTEADLAQAFLEKNFFSQEMRSFDLTQESFIETFHRVSYEGAKCSAVFSLRK is encoded by the coding sequence ATGAAAAGAGCCTTTGTGTTCGCGATGATTTTCTTGTCTTTCGGAAAAGCCCTGGCGGCTCCCGCTCTGGGGGCTTTCGAGCCGACAATGTCCTCTATTTTGGTGGGCCTGTCTGAGAAGCGGTCCGATCGACAATACGAAGCCGCCGAACGTCTTTTAGAAAGCACAGATCCCGCGGCACTCTCATTGGCGGAATTCATCATCCTGCAAGAAACCAAAGTTCCCGGCTATCCGATCTCTACTCAAGGTCTCAATGGTTCGCTCAGAAATCACCTACAACACATTACCAGGGACGTTTTGATTCACAACTACGGTCGCTTCGCTGATTTTCCAGGTTTTACGGATTCTTTTATTCGAGTCTACAGTGCCATCCAAAGTCCATTTCCTCTGCGTAAAATGGTTGGAAGCCTGCAGAATTGTGATCGGCCACATTGTTTGGAGCTTTTTAAACTTGCGATTAAATCAAAAGATTCCATGGTCCGTGCAGCGGCTTACAAGATGCTGGTCAATTTTGATTTTAAAGATAAAAACATTCAATCCATGATTAAAGCGGGTCTCAGCAGCGTTCATCATGCAGAAAAAGCGGAGGCCACTTTTGCTCTCTTAGGAAGAACAGAAAAAGAAATCGTGCCCTTGGCAGAGTCGTCGCTGCGTTCTTTGTATGTTGTGACAAGGCTTTATGCGATCTCTGCCTTAGGGAAAATCAAAGATCCATCAGTGTTTGCCGTTTATAAAGAGGGTCTCAAGGATGCTGACTCCTTGGTCCGCTATCATACGATTTTTGAACTCGGCCGCCGTCCAGAGCCAGAGGCAAAACAGCTATTGGAACTCGTGAGTGCTCAATATCCTGATTTAAAACCGCGGACAGCTGTGCAGCAGGAGGCTTTGGTTCCACAGAAAGAACGCTGGGCCGAGAAAGTACGCGATTTTAAAGACAGTTTTAATTGGATGAACTCTTATGCCGCCGGAAGCCTCGGGATCGGAATGGCCGAGGCCTTTACAACCAGTCTGCGTCGGCCAAAAGATTGGATTTCGCGTTGGCAGTACAGCAATCGCACTGAAGCCGATCTGGCTCAAGCATTCTTGGAAAAGAATTTCTTTTCGCAAGAGATGCGATCCTTTGACCTGACTCAGGAATCTTTCATAGAAACATTCCATCGAGTCTCTTATGAAGGCGCAAAATGTTCGGCCGTCTTTAGTTTGAGAAAATAA
- the thpR gene encoding RNA 2',3'-cyclic phosphodiesterase, whose product MKKLFLAIATQEGLEPSGPQIIKKLRMNADQRDLDIRWVPLENYHVTLVFLGNTPEDKLPEIEAIMHESASATSPFQLKISDIGAFPDEFSSRVLWFGVQNSRTLRALQDNLSQKFRDHHYRLEDRAYSPHLTIARLRNPHKTKDMMSPFRRKKIGKVSVSEIVLYESVGSAPFPVYKPLLRVPLTGEPVNLDEDSSENSFSEAE is encoded by the coding sequence ATGAAGAAACTATTTCTTGCGATTGCGACCCAAGAAGGACTTGAGCCCTCAGGTCCTCAAATCATAAAAAAATTAAGAATGAATGCGGATCAACGCGATCTCGACATTCGCTGGGTGCCGCTGGAAAACTACCATGTGACATTGGTTTTTCTGGGGAACACCCCCGAAGACAAGCTTCCGGAAATTGAAGCGATCATGCATGAGAGCGCTTCCGCCACCTCTCCATTTCAGCTAAAAATTTCTGATATTGGTGCTTTCCCGGATGAGTTTTCTTCGCGCGTACTTTGGTTTGGAGTGCAGAACTCGCGCACTCTACGAGCGCTACAAGATAACCTGTCACAAAAATTCAGAGATCATCACTATCGCCTCGAGGACCGTGCTTACTCTCCGCACTTGACAATCGCGCGGCTTCGCAACCCGCACAAAACAAAAGACATGATGTCGCCTTTTCGGCGAAAGAAAATCGGTAAAGTCAGTGTTTCAGAAATTGTTTTGTATGAAAGTGTCGGCTCGGCACCCTTTCCGGTTTATAAGCCACTCCTGAGAGTGCCTTTAACCGGAGAGCCCGTAAATTTGGACGAAGACTCTAGCGAGAATTCTTTTTCAGAAGCTGAGTAA